The Streptomyces taklimakanensis nucleotide sequence TCTCCATCGCCCGCTCGGCCTCGGAGCGGGAGGGGTAGGGCCCCATGCGGTTCCTGGCCGGGCACTGGGGCCCCTCCTCGACCACACGGTGTTCGAGGCAGTAGAACCACTCGCCGGGCCTGCCGGTCGCCTTGCGATTGAACAGTGCCATGTGATCCATGCTGCCCCGAAGGGGCGTCCGTTACCGCGGCTAGACTCGCGCACATGTCTGGCCAGTCACTTCTCGTCCCCGGCACCCTCTCGCCGCGCCGCGCCGTCCCCGCCTCGATCCCGCGTCCGGAGTACGTCGACAAGGAGGCGCCGGCCCCGTACACCGGCCCCGAGGCGCAGGACCCCGAGACGATCGAGAAGATGCGGATCGCGGGACGGATCGCCGCCCGCGCCATGGAGGCGGCCGCCGAGCACATCGCCCCGGGCGTGACCACCGACAAACTGGACGAGGTGGCGCACGAGTACCTGTGCGACCACGGCGCCTACCCCTCGACGCTGGGGTACCGGAAGTTCCCCAAGTCGCTGTGCACCTCGGTCAACGAGGTCATCTGTCACGGCATCCCGGACTCCACCGTGCTGCGCGACGGCGACATCGTGAACCTGGACGTGACCGCCTACGTCCACGGCGTGCACGGCGACAACAACGCCACCTACCTGTGCGGGGAGGTGGACGAGGAGTCGCGGCTGCTGGTCGAGCGGACGCGCGAGTCGCTGAACCGCGCGATCAAGGCGGTGAAGCCGGGACGGCAGATCAACGTCATCGGTCGGGTCATCGAGTCCTACGCCAGGCGCTTCGGGTACGGAGTGGTGCGCGACTTCACCGGACACGGGATCAACACCTCGTTCCACTCGGGGCTGATCATCCCGCACTACGACGACCCGCGCGCCACCACGGTGATGAAGCCGGGCATGACGTTCACCATCGAGCCGATGCTGACGCTGGGCACCCACGAGTGGGAGATGTGGCAGGACGGCTGGACGGTGGTGACCAAGGACCGCAAGCGGACGGCACAGTTCGAGCACACACTGGTGGTCACGGAGTCCGGGGCGGAGATCCTGACCCTGCCCTGACCGCGCGGACGGGCCGTCGGCGGGACACCGGCGCCGCCGCCGGCCCCGCCCCGTCCCCCGTCGGCCGGGGCGGGGCTCCGGCGGCGCCGGGTGATGGCCGAACACCGACTCTTGTCGCCCCTCTTGACGTGACATGGACAACAGGGGTTCATTGGGAGCGCTCCCAGGTACGTGCCGCGCCACCCGTCGCAGCACACCTCGACATCGTTGTCAGACCCATCGCCCCACTGGAGGGACAGATGAGACCACGCACCACCCGCACCACAACTGCCACAGGCCTGGTCCTCGGCCTGGCGCTGTCCCTGTTCGGTCTCGGCCAGCCCGGCCACGCGGCCACCGACACCACCGACACCACCGACACCACCGACGCCGCCACCGGCCTCCACGTCGAGGACGGGCGCCTGCTGGAGGCCAACGGCAACGACTTCGTGATGCGGGGCGTCAACCACCCCCACGCCTGGTACACCGGCGAGCTGGACTCCCTGGAGCACATCAAGGCCAAGGGCGCCAACACCGTCCGCGTCGTCCTCAGCAGCGGCGACCGCTGGACCCGCAACGACGTCGCCGACGTGGCGAACGTCGTCTCCGAGTGCAAGCGGAACCGACTGATCTGTGTCCTGGAGGTGCACGACACCACCGGCTACGGCGAGCAGAGCGGCGCCGTCTCCCTGGACCGGGCCGCCGAC carries:
- the map gene encoding type I methionyl aminopeptidase yields the protein MSGQSLLVPGTLSPRRAVPASIPRPEYVDKEAPAPYTGPEAQDPETIEKMRIAGRIAARAMEAAAEHIAPGVTTDKLDEVAHEYLCDHGAYPSTLGYRKFPKSLCTSVNEVICHGIPDSTVLRDGDIVNLDVTAYVHGVHGDNNATYLCGEVDEESRLLVERTRESLNRAIKAVKPGRQINVIGRVIESYARRFGYGVVRDFTGHGINTSFHSGLIIPHYDDPRATTVMKPGMTFTIEPMLTLGTHEWEMWQDGWTVVTKDRKRTAQFEHTLVVTESGAEILTLP